In Zingiber officinale cultivar Zhangliang chromosome 9B, Zo_v1.1, whole genome shotgun sequence, the genomic window tgaatgcatgctagattacatttgagacagttgtaccttgatgtgttaacagaatgttatactttgattttgatatctattagctagcttttgatgtaaaaagaatgtttgggtattttatggatattgttgtaagaagattatttatataatttgtgaatatttgtgtattttatggatattattgaatgaagaatatttgtacaatttgtgaatatttgtgtatttttttttgttattgtcggttttaaaatcaaatctgtgctgttaaaaaatatacatattacatcggttttccaccgatgtaaaaccggtgttataaagtaatattacatcggtcatttaccgctaccaaaactggtgttattaacatacaatattacatcggttttacaccgtgtatgaaacggtgtcgttaagtgatactacaccggttaataaccgattcgaaaaccggtgtcgttaagtgatactacaccggttttaacacgatgtctaaaatggcagacttttaacatcggcttcatagacatcagttgaaaatcaaatagacaccggtggaaaaccgatgtctatgagcgattttgttgtagtgacagcTAAAAAAAAACACGGCCATATTAGAGACTTGCAAAATAAGCAGTGTCAATTTGGCACAGCTCGTGCCAATTGACACAGGCCATGCAAAGTGCACGGCTCGGTTATAAATTCCAACCACGGCTATGCTCTAGAGAACGTCGCCGTaacttttttttctctctctctctctcaagttTTCTTTTACCCTCTCCTCTCTAACTCCCattcttcatcctccttctccatTTTTCCTCAACTTGGACTAAATCTCTTCAAAATGATGTATCATCGATGCAACAAAGAACTCAGAGCTTCCTCAAGCAAAAGCAAGTGTTTGttactaatgatgaacctaatgCACACTTTAAAGGTAAATCAAATAACTTTGGAATTATTTTCATGAATACCCTTCAACAATTGCATTTTAATGCTTTAATGAAGCATTCTATTATTAGTACAAGGTATTTAGATTGCAAAACTTTAGAAACTCTTGGTTTTGACAAAGATGTGAATGAACTTTTCAGTAACATACTGTGTGAAAATTGacaatagacttcggatattatccgaagtaataggtagataattACTGAAGTAGACGCACATGAAGTAAAAGGGTCaattttttacttcaccacaCATTTACTgaagtctatcaccggtccaAAATCGGTTCAAAATCGGACCATTTTCGAAGTAAAAAAACTCTATTACTTCATCGAGACCAATAAAATGACTgaagtagttgatgatatattacttcataggttTCGTTGTTTGATGAAGTAAAATAGGTATACAACTTCAGAATTTTTGAATTCTTGTGCAGTAAAAGTTTAATTTTACTTCTGCATAATTTGTCTTGGTTGaagtatttattattgtattacttcatcgtagtatagcagtaatagagtatattttactacaacaaaaaATTCAATGTAGCGAAGTAATTTATACAAACTACTTCATAAATTTAATCAGTAGTGAAGTAAATAGGTTCTTTAACTACACCACTATTTTAATTTAGCGAAGTCTTGTTTGTCgtattacttcatcatttatttatagtatcaaagtaattgaccatattttactacaatacaattttaattgacaaaaatttagattataatattttactacaacataatattttttaccaccaaaattaaacaaatatatcacaaatatgtatcaaatacaatccaaaagtgtattcataaaagacatgtttaaccataacccaaaaacttttgtatccaaaaatctctaaatacatgtctaaaatttatatcatagcctacactttggcacccacatagaagtagacgaattcgctccattcacttctgactttatcatactgagattgattgtaatactatttattttttgatgctgcaaATTGAAACATTAATAGAAGTTTAAGGATCAATAAAAAATGactcaatattttataaagaaaatatttcataaagaagaaattcacctttctctccaattgtggatcttcatccaagactatctctttcatgtaccgcattacacaatatccacattcaacaccaccattttgtttaagattaccctaatgaaattaaaaatttcatgcaagaagtcacaatccaaataataaaaattattaattattgtctaaatacatagtcacaatacatactgtcaattgtttaaaaccttatccttttgaaataccccttgatgcattgtatatcttgactccactacattgtaaacaatagaaaattatttttacaacctataatgaattgaatgcattcaaaatcaGTATAATCTACTACttacttggtcacaatagtttgccAAGCATAGTCTCGGTTCCTGTTACTTAAAGAgttcaataaatatatcatattcttatcttcattaaatatagtcaagatccaatggtacctgtacaaatgaaaatataacattgactagCATATAGTAggaattgataaataattaaaatcttacccagTATTATATGGAATGAAGCAGATGCTATCTCTGTTCGATGCTCTCAACTGAGCAGCAATATGTTGTGACAATTTACTGCCTTATTCACCCACACCACAAGTTATGTTGCCAGATTTGTCCTCGCGGACTTTATGCCAAAGTATCTATCTATCAACTTCCTCATTTTCAGCAATAAATTTTTTCTCCCTCTATAATTCCAAAAATGATTAGTtacataatattaaatacttGCTTAAAAATGACAAATACAATGCTTCGAAGCTTACCAATTCAGCCTCTAACCTGATGCAACCCTTGCGAGACAGTCTGTGATGATATTTATAATGCATCGTTcgttcttttttctttttatgaatAACCTACATAGAAGATACATTCATAAACACTTGTATGCATTGTGtgtgtgtgtctatatatatatatatatatataactataaaataataattaattgtgCTGAACTCTGTGTATAAGGAaagaaaagacaaaattatgCCATCACTCACGATGGCTCAAGATCACGATGAATGATCGCTTCTGGTTTATGCTCATGCAAGTAATTCATGCCTCTAAAATTTGCTTAGTCACATATTAGATAACAGAAAAGAGTCGAACTATTAACTTAACAAGAATGATAATTTAGGCTTAATTCATTCTTTATTACTAATCCACCTAGCAATATCAAGTGCAAACTTGATCGCCATCTTCTGACTTGGGCGCTTCTTATTCAAATAAGCACGAAGATCACCCTGCATATTGCATAAGCAaagaattaaactaaattgatcctggattagtaagGAAAGTTTGTCATACCAAACACTCAAAAAACACAAAATAAGAGAGGTTGAAAATAACTGCAAAAACCAAACATAGTCCATTATCACGCCACAGCTAGACAGCATGGCCTAGCACCAGAAGGGCATAAGATAAAGTGCCATAGTAGAATGAATTAAAACCTACTATTACTTCCAATACcaagaataatatttatgaagGTCTAGAAAAACCTTTGGCAAATACTCGGTGACAATCATCATTGGACTACTTTGAGTAACAGCTCCCAGGAACTGCACTACATTTGGATGTCTTATTTTTTGAAGTAAGGCAAGCTCATCAATAAATGCACTCCTGTAGAAAAGAGGGGAAAATCTAATTGAAAAACTATATATGTGTCTCAAGAAACCAAGGTACTAATATCCCCACAGGCCACAAAACATTATAATTTTAGCAAACAAAAATTTCACCAAGTAATATAGGACCAAGCCACACTTTATCCTCATTGGTCATGACTTCTTCACCAAACATTTTAACAACAACTTGAATTCCATGCCATGTTGCTAACAGAAATGTGCCctgaaaaataaattcataaaagGAATGTTTAGATAAGACAAATACCACTAAATCAATTTAGGCAAATACTATTGTTTAGTAAATTAAGCAATACAAACCAAGGACATTTGTTCAGCAAAATAGATAGAATTTGCTCATTTAAGATGAACGAGAATGAATATATCAGTTAAAGAGCAGGTTGGAGTAACCCATACCATGTGTTTCATTGACTCCATATGAAATGTATCAAGATGAGGGGTAAATAAGTGAGCACAAAACAGTAAGAAGTTGTAACTCTCTTATGTGATCTACTAGTTCCTCTAAAGTGAAGCTAAGGGTTGATCAAATAAATCTTAATCTCTTGATGTAGTCACATGTTCTCTTGGAATCTTATTGGCAAGGAAAGATTTATTGTTTGTGGAAGAACTTTATTAAGTTGACAGATCAATAACACTCCATAAGAGCTCCAAGCCAGAATGAAGCAGTGCAGTGGCAGTTCAATGTGTTACTCTATTTGAATTGGTAgactttcaaaaagaaaattctaTTTCTAATACCTTACTTTTTGATAGGTATTAATAATTCATTCAATTAGAGCTTGATAAGAGTTACAGACAAAGAAGTAAAGTTGCTACAAAGAGCAACATAACAGAGATTTGAGTATTCAAAATAGAAAGTACAACTACTATGTCCAACCATGTCCATCCTTCAACAAAGTTATTACAAAAAAAATGGGCATCACTTATAAATAAGTACAATATGATGATTTCCCCCTCAGaattaaacaaaatataaatgttaTATAAAACTATAATAATAAATAGTGATTGAGTCTAGGGGGCTTTGAATCATAAGAATCCTACTTGCATTATTCTAGTGTCAGAAGGATCCTACTTCAATAACAATTTTcttattatgattggaaatttattGTTCTAAAAGATCTTACCTTACTTATAAAAATAGTATTTTCATCATTAGGTGATTATCAATGAAGTGGCATAGTTTACTACTATGTATTCCTTCTGCATCATGTTGCATTATTCATTTGGCATTCTTTCTAATAACTTTTGGTTAATGAACCCATAGTATCGAATGGGGATGTAATGTCAAGAAATCTGAGAATAAAATACACAGCAACATGAACAAGGAACATACAAATGGAGAGGAAATATGCCTAATTTATGTTTTCCCAAAAAATGGGTTCTTATAATCGAAACCAAGAGCAGAATGACAAGGTTGAAGAAGATAGGAGTTACGATTGGGtgaatcattatttttttaacaaacaaacaaaataaaaagaagagatgtCTATAGGAAGAACATTAATGGCACAACATAGGAAAGAAGGATGAAAGAACGAATGAAGAAGTGGTTCCAAATATTGTTTGTTTAACACGGTCGAAAATGGAAACAGAGTACTTTGTTTCTCTCACTGATTAATTGAGAATGGAATGAAGGAAAGGCAATGATTCGAGTTGCAGAGGAGACATTTCTCTGTCTCTGTTCAGGCAGTTCAGCAACAGAAGGATCACTTTTGAACTTCGATTTCAAAACAGAGCTAAAAGCTACGACCTCTAATAGAGCGAAACGAGGGGTGACTTTCGATCGACCTCTTTGTTTACTGGTGTGGCCACAAATTATCAATAAGTTAAAATTTATGGAGTTAGAAATTTTACTGATAGAAATTTTACTGATCGAGAAGGAAGAAACCTAGTGTCGGGTGACTCTCGGCGTCAGGGAGAAAATGTCGAAGGAGAAGCTGTCGTCTCGCATTGGGGAGAAACGCCGAAGGAGGAGGTAGCCGTCGGGGGGGAGGGGCACGAAGGAGAAGGCTGGTGTCGAGTGGTTGTCGTGCGTTAAGGAGAAACCGCGACGAGTGGCCGTTGCGCGTCGGGGAGAAAGCGATGAAGAGAAAACGCGAGAAGTAAAGGGCAGATCTAAGGTTTAGGGTTCAATTCCTTATAATAAATCAATTCAACTTTTAAGCAACTATATCACCAATATTAATCCATTTAACTTATTACTTCACCAATTAtccatataaaatttatttaataacttATTACTTCTCCGAATATATATTATGAAGTAAAAAGTTAGATAAAATTAGAAGTGAGGTCCACATTTTTAAACCTATGAAGAATAAAATTGTATTTACTGCATCAAATTTATTATCGAAgttaattatcatatattactttgCAATAGCTCATTACCGAAGTAAACAGTGGCGAAGTCTATTGTCTATTTTCACATAGTGATATATGGAGAGAACTCACGAATATGCATTACCCTACTTACCCTATAATAATTCTTGAGATTCTAAGTTCAATTAACTTTCAAGATGTTTATGGGGAAGGAAAAATCtcattttgattatttaatttttcttacgaATGGACCTTGAAAGATTTCAATACTTGTTTTGGTATCCCTTATGGAGGGGCACTATTAATACCAAACAGTTTTTCAGCTAGAAATTTTTAGGATTTAATTGGTAATAAATCTAAATTTGGTATGTTTTCTCCTAAGGAGATTGATATATATAACCCAATTTTTAGATATATTCAATTGCAATGAGGAATGCAATCTTTGGGTGAGGTGATAGCGTGGGTAATGTTAGACATAATGAGTTATTTTTTTATGGGTTATAATCGAAAAACTTCCAATTGATTCAAAATTTTCCTTCATAAAGCATCTTGTCAAAGTTGGAAGATCTTCTTTTACTAATCCACTTGTCTTCGAAGGATTGCTTACATGTATTGCAGTAGATTTAGGGTGTGATTTAAAAGGGTTAGAAATGTTAGAAAtaacatccaaaactaattattgTATGGCCAAACATATCATCAGGCATGCTAGAAATGACTTTTGTCTActtcttgttggatcgagatgcgctagaggggggggggggggggggaatagcgctcgtggctatttgttcgattatcggaaaactatcggagtaataaAAAtgtagcggaataaaataaacacaaagacacaaagagatttacttcgttcggagcctaaggcgactcctactcgaaggcccgcgatccttgatcgcttccggtgggcaacaactataagctcgataagaattatagattacaaaatgtaacagcaattagaataactttgtatcgacaacttaaagaagagaaaaacaaagctccgggttgtcggaatgttgcaacagcacttcggaatgactttgttagcagcacgttgaagaaggaaagctcagaacttgattgaTTGAGATGCTGgccgaaacccccttataaagggtgttcaaggcgccttgaaggctgttcaaggcgcctccatgctgcctagtcttccgcgtggat contains:
- the LOC122023048 gene encoding integrin-linked protein kinase 1-like, coding for MDHHHVALYIAGVTLPSTVAHDHSSSVHPRGVYGTGLILEDRFALDFSGYNRRLVNLVVVRAAGQNEALFPGVEGLVAFDEFMIVIKDHWIDCNIVVIVNVNWQRKGRRIRGTFLLATWHGIQVVVKMFGEEVMTNEDKVSAFIDELALLQKIRHPNVVQFLGAVTQSSPMMIVTEYLPKGDLRAYLNKKRPSQKMAIKFALDIARGMNYLHEHKPEAIIHRDLEPS